A genomic window from Candidatus Saccharimonadales bacterium includes:
- the rpmJ gene encoding 50S ribosomal protein L36, protein MKVKPSVKKRCKNCKIIKRNGVVRVICTNPRHKQRQG, encoded by the coding sequence ATGAAAGTTAAGCCGTCGGTCAAAAAACGATGTAAAAACTGTAAAATTATCAAACGTAACGGCGTGGTGCGGGTGATATGTACTAACCCGAGACACAAACAGCGACAAGGTTAA
- the infA gene encoding translation initiation factor IF-1, with protein MAQKTKEVIKATGTVVETLPNALFRVKLEGLGADEEKVILATLGGKVRKRRYVRILLGDRVDVEMSPYDLERGRIVYRYK; from the coding sequence ATGGCACAGAAGACTAAAGAAGTGATTAAGGCAACCGGCACGGTAGTGGAAACTTTGCCGAACGCGTTGTTTAGGGTAAAACTGGAAGGTTTAGGCGCGGACGAGGAAAAAGTTATTTTGGCAACCCTGGGCGGCAAGGTGAGGAAACGTCGCTATGTTAGAATTCTGCTGGGTGACCGGGTAGATGTGGAAATGTCGCCGTATGATCTCGAACGAGGCCGGATCGTTTACAGATACAAGTAA
- a CDS encoding CARDB domain-containing protein has protein sequence PAPTATPNPTVEPTATPTLTPQLADLVFTSVWLDPEDPTTDDNVRVYFTITNQGDVKGESWSEVGLFLDYSGVPPLGANPDDEESVIKLDPGESRTDDFRLDELDAGTHTIYLWIDNDEEVTESDEVNNLYGPITFEVVPE, from the coding sequence GCCCGCACCCACGGCGACTCCAAATCCCACCGTGGAGCCGACCGCCACGCCAACCCTGACGCCGCAACTGGCAGACTTGGTTTTCACCAGTGTTTGGCTGGATCCGGAAGATCCCACCACCGACGACAACGTGCGCGTCTACTTCACCATCACCAATCAAGGTGACGTGAAAGGCGAATCGTGGTCGGAAGTCGGTTTGTTCCTGGATTACAGCGGAGTGCCGCCGTTGGGAGCTAACCCAGACGATGAAGAATCGGTCATTAAACTCGACCCGGGCGAGTCGCGCACCGATGACTTTCGGCTCGACGAACTCGACGCCGGTACTCACACGATCTATCTTTGGATAGATAACGATGAGGAAGTTACCGAAAGCGACGAGGTCAACAATCTGTACGGGCCGATCACTTTTGAGGTTGTGCCGGAGTAA